The proteins below come from a single Argentina anserina chromosome 1, drPotAnse1.1, whole genome shotgun sequence genomic window:
- the LOC126784062 gene encoding uncharacterized protein LOC126784062 isoform X2 — MRFKKGSNVEVLRKKEVPSGSWCCAKIICRDGHKYTVRYDRVEAANDATMVERVHRTAIRPCPPPSEVSENWVPGDIVEVLDNFTWKMATISEVLGNKYFLVRIVGSCREYKVGKLEVRVRQFWQDDKWVVVGKDSSQYENEKHGEISTLKAQKVTFKRFHTAASQNLKRGSSNLYSQNEAYGGAIEKFRAVERDGRCQRVIASNLSRLAEQVDVALPSQMLGGKEIRATLNNRTTVLSEVDLEKKKSNGNVGCLFAVNLKSDDVDTVTCSVGSCSIGSNDPYKSPHRVSFGSTGDFEDQFCDAESVCHLGYEEGNCVLPTKKELAAEIHRLELQAYRCTIEALHASGPLSWEQEELVTNLRLSLHISNDEHLLELRNLISADNNIQIR; from the exons ATGAGATTCAAAAAAGGGAGCAATGTTGAAGTCCTGAGGAAAAAAGAGGTGCCTTCAGGATCTTGGTGCTGTGCCAAGATCATCTGCCGTGATGGCCACAAGTATACTGTTAGATATGATAGAGTAGAGGCTGCTAATGATGCGACCATGGTAGAGAGGGTACACAGAACAGCAATTAGGCCTTGCCCTCCTCCATCGGAAGTTTCAGAGAATTGGGTGCCTGGTGATATTGTTGAGGTTCTCGACAATTTCACATGGAAAATGGCAACCATTTCTGAGGTTTTAGGGAATAAGTACTTTTTGGTCAGGATAGTTGGATCATGCCGGGAATACAAGGTCGGGAAACTGGAAGTTCGAGTCAGACAGTTTTGGCAAGATGACAAATGGGTTGTGGTAGGGAAG GATTCAAGTCAATATGAGAATGAAAAGCATggtgaaatttcaactctaaaGGCTCAGAAAGTCACTTTCAAGAGATTCCACACTGCAGCCTCTCAGAATCTGAAGAGAGGGTCATCAAACTTGTATTCCCAAAATGAAGCTTATGGTGGAGCTATTGAGAAGTTTCGAGCAGTTGAGAGAGATGGAAGGTGTCAAAGAGTCATTGCTAGCAACTTATCTAGATTAGCTGAACAGGTAGATGTTGCTTTGCCAAGTCAGATGCTGGGTGGAAAAGAAATACGTGCTACTCTTAACAACAGAACAACCGTATTGTCTGAGGTTGATctagaaaagaagaaatcaaatGGTAATGTTGGGTGTTTGTTTGCTGTTAACTTGAAGTCAGATGATGTTGATACTGTTACGTGCTCAGTAGGTAGCTGTAGCATCGGTAGCAATGATCCCTATAAGTCACCTCATCGTGTTTCTTTTGGTTCTACTGGAGATTTTGAAGACCAGTTTTGTGATGCTGAATCTGTTTGTCACTTGGGATATGAGGAAGGAAACTGTGTCCTTCCCACGAAGAAAGAATTGGCTGCTGAGATTCATAGGTTAGAGCTGCAAGCCTACCGTTGCACGATAGAGGCATTGCATGCATCAGGACCTTTAAGCTGGGAACAAGAAGAATTGGTGACAAATCTTCGTCTTTCActtcatatatcaaatgatgaacaTTTATTGGAACTTAGAAACTTAATATCTGCAGATAACAACATTCAAATTAGATGA
- the LOC126784062 gene encoding uncharacterized protein LOC126784062 isoform X1, whose amino-acid sequence MKITNLQKRFCDQNWGVCIFSIMRFKKGSNVEVLRKKEVPSGSWCCAKIICRDGHKYTVRYDRVEAANDATMVERVHRTAIRPCPPPSEVSENWVPGDIVEVLDNFTWKMATISEVLGNKYFLVRIVGSCREYKVGKLEVRVRQFWQDDKWVVVGKDSSQYENEKHGEISTLKAQKVTFKRFHTAASQNLKRGSSNLYSQNEAYGGAIEKFRAVERDGRCQRVIASNLSRLAEQVDVALPSQMLGGKEIRATLNNRTTVLSEVDLEKKKSNGNVGCLFAVNLKSDDVDTVTCSVGSCSIGSNDPYKSPHRVSFGSTGDFEDQFCDAESVCHLGYEEGNCVLPTKKELAAEIHRLELQAYRCTIEALHASGPLSWEQEELVTNLRLSLHISNDEHLLELRNLISADNNIQIR is encoded by the exons atgAAGATTACAAATTTGCAGAAAAG GTTTTGCGATCAGAATTGGGGAGTTTGTATATTTAGCATTATGAGATTCAAAAAAGGGAGCAATGTTGAAGTCCTGAGGAAAAAAGAGGTGCCTTCAGGATCTTGGTGCTGTGCCAAGATCATCTGCCGTGATGGCCACAAGTATACTGTTAGATATGATAGAGTAGAGGCTGCTAATGATGCGACCATGGTAGAGAGGGTACACAGAACAGCAATTAGGCCTTGCCCTCCTCCATCGGAAGTTTCAGAGAATTGGGTGCCTGGTGATATTGTTGAGGTTCTCGACAATTTCACATGGAAAATGGCAACCATTTCTGAGGTTTTAGGGAATAAGTACTTTTTGGTCAGGATAGTTGGATCATGCCGGGAATACAAGGTCGGGAAACTGGAAGTTCGAGTCAGACAGTTTTGGCAAGATGACAAATGGGTTGTGGTAGGGAAG GATTCAAGTCAATATGAGAATGAAAAGCATggtgaaatttcaactctaaaGGCTCAGAAAGTCACTTTCAAGAGATTCCACACTGCAGCCTCTCAGAATCTGAAGAGAGGGTCATCAAACTTGTATTCCCAAAATGAAGCTTATGGTGGAGCTATTGAGAAGTTTCGAGCAGTTGAGAGAGATGGAAGGTGTCAAAGAGTCATTGCTAGCAACTTATCTAGATTAGCTGAACAGGTAGATGTTGCTTTGCCAAGTCAGATGCTGGGTGGAAAAGAAATACGTGCTACTCTTAACAACAGAACAACCGTATTGTCTGAGGTTGATctagaaaagaagaaatcaaatGGTAATGTTGGGTGTTTGTTTGCTGTTAACTTGAAGTCAGATGATGTTGATACTGTTACGTGCTCAGTAGGTAGCTGTAGCATCGGTAGCAATGATCCCTATAAGTCACCTCATCGTGTTTCTTTTGGTTCTACTGGAGATTTTGAAGACCAGTTTTGTGATGCTGAATCTGTTTGTCACTTGGGATATGAGGAAGGAAACTGTGTCCTTCCCACGAAGAAAGAATTGGCTGCTGAGATTCATAGGTTAGAGCTGCAAGCCTACCGTTGCACGATAGAGGCATTGCATGCATCAGGACCTTTAAGCTGGGAACAAGAAGAATTGGTGACAAATCTTCGTCTTTCActtcatatatcaaatgatgaacaTTTATTGGAACTTAGAAACTTAATATCTGCAGATAACAACATTCAAATTAGATGA
- the LOC126784062 gene encoding uncharacterized protein LOC126784062 isoform X3, which produces MKITNLQKRFCDQNWGVCIFSIMRFKKGSNVEVLRKKEVPSGSWCCAKIICRDGHKYTVRYDRVEAANDATMVERVHRTAIRPCPPPSEVSENWVPGDIVEVLDNFTWKMATISEVLGNKYFLVRIVGSCREYKVGKLEVRVRQFWQDDKWVVVGKDSSQYENEKHGEISTLKAQKVTFKRFHTAASQNLKRGSSNLYSQNEAYGGAIEKFRAVERDGRCQRVIASNLSRLAEQVDVALPSQMLGGKEIRATLNNRTTVLSEVDLEKKKSNGNVGCLFAVNLKSDDVDTVTCSVGSCSIGSNDPYKSPHRVSFGSTGDFEDQFCDAESVCHLGYEEGNCVLPTKKELAAEIHRLELQAYRCTIEALHASGPLSWEQEELG; this is translated from the exons atgAAGATTACAAATTTGCAGAAAAG GTTTTGCGATCAGAATTGGGGAGTTTGTATATTTAGCATTATGAGATTCAAAAAAGGGAGCAATGTTGAAGTCCTGAGGAAAAAAGAGGTGCCTTCAGGATCTTGGTGCTGTGCCAAGATCATCTGCCGTGATGGCCACAAGTATACTGTTAGATATGATAGAGTAGAGGCTGCTAATGATGCGACCATGGTAGAGAGGGTACACAGAACAGCAATTAGGCCTTGCCCTCCTCCATCGGAAGTTTCAGAGAATTGGGTGCCTGGTGATATTGTTGAGGTTCTCGACAATTTCACATGGAAAATGGCAACCATTTCTGAGGTTTTAGGGAATAAGTACTTTTTGGTCAGGATAGTTGGATCATGCCGGGAATACAAGGTCGGGAAACTGGAAGTTCGAGTCAGACAGTTTTGGCAAGATGACAAATGGGTTGTGGTAGGGAAG GATTCAAGTCAATATGAGAATGAAAAGCATggtgaaatttcaactctaaaGGCTCAGAAAGTCACTTTCAAGAGATTCCACACTGCAGCCTCTCAGAATCTGAAGAGAGGGTCATCAAACTTGTATTCCCAAAATGAAGCTTATGGTGGAGCTATTGAGAAGTTTCGAGCAGTTGAGAGAGATGGAAGGTGTCAAAGAGTCATTGCTAGCAACTTATCTAGATTAGCTGAACAGGTAGATGTTGCTTTGCCAAGTCAGATGCTGGGTGGAAAAGAAATACGTGCTACTCTTAACAACAGAACAACCGTATTGTCTGAGGTTGATctagaaaagaagaaatcaaatGGTAATGTTGGGTGTTTGTTTGCTGTTAACTTGAAGTCAGATGATGTTGATACTGTTACGTGCTCAGTAGGTAGCTGTAGCATCGGTAGCAATGATCCCTATAAGTCACCTCATCGTGTTTCTTTTGGTTCTACTGGAGATTTTGAAGACCAGTTTTGTGATGCTGAATCTGTTTGTCACTTGGGATATGAGGAAGGAAACTGTGTCCTTCCCACGAAGAAAGAATTGGCTGCTGAGATTCATAGGTTAGAGCTGCAAGCCTACCGTTGCACGATAGAGGCATTGCATGCATCAGGACCTTTAAGCTGGGAACAAGAAGAATTG GGCTGA